Below is a genomic region from Rana temporaria chromosome 3, aRanTem1.1, whole genome shotgun sequence.
ttaaaaaatattaaattcactggcccggattcaaagagaattgcgctttttttgcggaggcgcagggcaacgattttgccctgcgcccccgcaaatttgctccgctgccctcgatttacggagcagtagctccgtaaattgcgagggcgcgcccgGCAAAACTGCCCGGCGCTAGagaacgcaatttaaatgatcccgcagggggcgggaatcatttaaattaggcgggttcccgcgccgatcgtaaagcgcatgcgccgtcgggaaactttcccgacgtgcattgcggaaaatgacgtcgcaaggacgtcatttgcttcaaagtgaacgtgaatggcgtccagcgccattcacgaatcacttacgcaaacgacgtgaaattcaaatttcacgacgcgggaacggcaggtatactttagcatcggctgcccctactattagaaggggcagctttacgctaaagacgccgtacggaaactccgtaacttgcgtacgcagggcccgcgcaacattgtgaaacggtgttagtatgcaatttgcatactatacgctgagcacaatgggagcgccccctagcggtcatcgcaagaatgcagcctaaaatctgcgtggcataagagccttatgccacgcagattttaggctgcagtcggcgttacgatgttcctgaatcaggagcattcgtaacgccggagcaagtaagcaattgcgctgtgtaacctatggttacgcaggcgcaattgcttcttgaatctgggccattattattactattattattaataataataataaaaataaaataaacacccaGACTCAAACAAAAACCCAAACCTCTtcagtcctgcccccccccttatgaCCCGCGGCCCCCCACCCCCGTCCTCTCGCGGGGAGCTGAAGATGTGACAAAGACGATTTCAGAGTTAACTCCTGATTGGGGATTTGGCAGGCGGCcacgttccccccccccacccgatcCGAGGCGGAGGAAAAGGACCTGATGGGACCCGCTGACCCTTCTCCAACCCCCACCACCGCGTCCCACATAAACAGCCCGGGCTGATTGAGGTGACCCCACAGCGAGAACACGAGGTGGGGACGCCTGGCTCGGGGCACGGCGGCCGTAATTAAGGCGTAACACAATGGGAAAGCCGAGGGCCGGCAGCGCAGGGGGGCGAGGGGCCGGGCCTCCGGGGCGAGTCACACTTGTCACCAGCACTTCAGGCTGTGTCAGCCGCTAATGAGGAAAAGAAAGTGACCTCATGGAAGCCAGGGCAGCTGTGAATTCCTGCCGTGACCTGCCTGCTCCCCCCCTCCGATCCATCCCacatggggcccgtgatgtggaGGGAAATGCAAAGAGCCTTGGAACCACCCGCCAGCCTGCGAGCCTCATGGGAAACACAGTGCCGATCTATTTCACAAAGTagaaaactaaaggcaaaactttttctgtattttctttttttcgttttggatggagtggaacTTTTATCAGTCGCAGCGCCTCAATGCGCAAAATCCCCAGGTACTGCGGTCCAAAATGGTACATcaaatcagaggtcctccatcacatccgaggtcccctcatcacatcagaagtccttcatcaaatcagaggtcccccatcacatcagaggtccccatcacaccagaggtccccatcacatcagaggtcctctctttacatcagaggtccccatcacatcagaggtcctttctttacatcagaggtccccatcacatcagaggtcctctctttacatcagaggtcctccatcacatcagaggtcctccatcacatcagaggtcctcccatcacatcagaggtcctcccatcacatcagaggtcctcccatcacatcagaagtcctccatcaaatcagaggtcctccatcaaatcagaggtcctccatcacatccgaggtctcctcatcacatcagaagtccttcatcaaatcagaggtcccccatcatatcagaggtcttccatcaaatcagaggtcccccatcatatcagaggtcttCCATCACTTCAGAGGTCTTCCATCAAATCAGaggtcctccttcacatcagaggtcttctctttacatcagaggtccccatcacaccagaggtccccatcacatcagaggtcctctctttacatcagaggtccccatcacatcagaggtcttctctttacatcagaggtccccatcacaccagaggtcctccatcacatcagaggtcctccatcacttcagaggtcctccatcacatcagaggtcctccatcacttcagaggtcctccatcacttCAGAGGTCTtccatcacaccagaggtccacatcacaccagaggtccacatcacatcagaggtcctctctttacatcagaggtcctccatcacatcagaggtcttctctttacatcagaggtccccatcacaccagaggtccccatcacatcagaggtcctctctttacatcagaggtccccatcacatcagaggtcttctctttacatcagaggtccccatcacaccagaggtccccatcacatcagaggtcccccatcacatcagaggtcctccatcacatcagaggtcctctctttacatcagaggtccccatcacaccagaggtccccatcacatcagaggtcctctctttaaatcagaggtccccatcacatcagaggtcttctctttacatcagaggtcctcatcacaccagaggtcccatcacatcagaggtcttccatcacatcagaggttctccatcacatcagaggtccccatcacatcagaggtcctctctttacatcagaggtccccatcacatcagaggtcctccatcacatcagaggtcccctatcacatcagaggtcctccatcacaccagaggtccccatcacatcagaggtcctctctttacatcagaggtccccatcacatcagaggtcttctctttacatcagaggtccccatcacaccagaggtccccatcacatcagaggtcccccatcacatcagaggtcctccatcacatcagaggtcctctctttacatcagaggtccccatcacaccagaggtccccatcacatcagaggtcctctctttaaatcagaggtccccatcacatcagaggtcttctctttacatcagaggtcctcatcacaccagaggtcccatcacatcagaggtcttccatcacatcagaggtccccatcacatcagaggtcctccatcacatcagaggtcccctatcacatcagaggtcttccatcacatcagaggtcctccatcacatcagaggtcctccatcacatcagaggtcccctatcacatcagaggtcctctcttccgcctgaaattgagaagcgggggggctgccgcaaattgagaagcgggggggggggggcctttctaaaaaaaaagaagaaataaagaaaaaaatatatatataaaaaaaggggggtagccatccgggaccctggggacctctgggccctttaatagaaagaaaaaagaaacctctgggccctttaataaagaataaattaaaaaatatatatataaaaaaataaataaaataaacatttataaaaaatacataaaaaaaaggggggttgccatccggggggccctggggacctctgggccttttaatataaaaaaaatatataaacaaaaataaaaaaataaacataaaaaaaggggggttgccatgtggggccctggggacctctgagccctttaataaaaaaatatatagatatatagttatatatatatatatataaatgtaaaacattttataaaaaaaggggggttgccatccggggccctggggacctctgggccttttaataaaaaaaataaaaataaaaaaatatataaaaaataaacataaaaagaaagggggggttgccacgtggggccctggggacctttgagccctttaattaaaacaataatatatgtatatatatatatatatatatatatatatatatatatatatatatatatatatatatatatatatatatataaaatgataaaaaaaggggggttgccatctgggggccctggggacctctgggctatttaataataataaaaaaaaaaaatatatatatatatatatatatatatatatatatatataaaaataaaaaaatatatatacatttttttttatatataaaaataaataaaaaaaggggggttgccatccaggccccaggggacctccgggccccttacaggtgcactgtctgtacccccctgatggtcgGCCCTGAGAACACGGGTCACAGGGGGGACACAATCTTAAACTAGCAGGAGGAAAAGTCAAAACTaaccttagaaagtattattttactgaaagagtaGTGGATGCTTGGAACAGACTTCCAGCAAAAGGTATTGAAtcaacagtaaggcccctttcacacaggctttccgatcaggtctgcctgtcattttttcaggtggacctgatcagaccctccattcaacCCTATGGAGCGGGTGGAGCCTAAGTGGATTCAAACACACAATCATGAATCTACAAtcggacaaaaaataaaaatccaccgccaaaaaaaatacaaaagcaaactgtacatatacatacatgaaAAAAGCGGTTCAAACTTGACGGaccacttgatttttttttttttgctgccgccACTCTTTTATGTTTCTTTGAATTCAATTGTGGTGTTCTCTATTTCACCCCTAGGTGGCAGACCGATGCAAGGAAAGAGTTCTCTCTTGGTTTCGCCATTAGTCAATACTAATCATGTGAGCCAGAtgatttaaagtgacactatagcaaaaaaaataataaaaataaaataaataaataaatatatgatatattatttaatttaatgatatatatataagtCTGTCACTAGCATTAACAGAGAAGCTTTTGTTTTTCCTCCTGTAACATAGTTTATTACTTGGTGATCCGACCaataaatctgttttttttttcagcttcctttaaccacttcagtcccggaccatttggctgcccaatggccCCGGAacactttttgccattcggcactgcgtcgcattaactgacaattgcgctgtcgtgcgacgtagcaccccccccccccccaagcaaaattggcgtccttttttttcctcacaaatagagctttattttggtggtatttgatcacctctgcgttttttttttttttgtgctataaaaaaaacaaaaaaacacaacaattttgaaaaaaaaagcaatatttttttactttttgctataataaatatccccaaaaaatatatatataaaaaaaaaaaaaacgtttttctttcctcagtttaggcctatacgtattcttttacctatttttggttaaaaaaaaaaaaacgcaataagcgtttatcgattggtttgcgcaaaagttacccctgatgtctaacttttgagacagagaaagggactgaggacagagattccccaatccctttctctgcagccaggcagcagggggaatctgcatagtacagggtgattagggtgtgcccaggcacaccttacaccctatgtgcgcacgcctatggtgggcacacggctggccccccccccatccatgcgccCAGCCTCTTTAAGGATGCCGGGCGCATGATTTCCtatagcggggggagggggttttgaagcactgattaatgccagaggctctaataagattcaaaatagggtgggctctggGCGCAGAGCATTACGTTCGGAGCCCCcgcaggtgtgttgcaacagaatgaatatttgctgttgcaacactgatcctcctcccggccaatggggaagcgggtctgatacccgtcacccgattggctgaaaggacaggcgatcctattggatgcctaggagaagaagggaggagccGCATAGAAGACACAGGAGCCCGCCCGCCGTCCATAGAAGCCTGCTGCCGCCGGAGCCGGAAACCTGCCAAAGCCTGCCGGAGACCGTAACCCTCTGAAGCCCGCCGCTGCCACCGAAGCCAGAAACCCACTGCTGTCCGTCGAAGCCCACCGCTGCCTGCCGTACCCCGCAACTTGCCAGCCAGGGCCTGCTGGGGCAGTGTGTGGGGGGGTTGCTGAGATGCCCCCAATGGATGGGTGTTTGCCACTaaccaacgggggggggggggtgtttgccacacaccccaaaaataaaaactccGGCTGCCACTGGACACCACCGCCATTGACTCAGCTCTGGGGTGATACGCTAACCCAGACCTGGCCTGCGGAGGTGATATCCAGCCTTTGCGGAGTCAGAAAGGTGCTACAGGTAGGTATTGTAGCTACATTAAAGTAGACCTAGATGATGGTATTTCTATATGTGAGAGCCCTGGACTCAGAGGGAAGAGTTTTGGACTCTGAGGTAAGCGCCCTGGACTCGGAGGTAAGCACCCTGGACTCAGAGGTAAGCGCCCTGGACTCAGAGGTAAGCGCCCTGGACTCGGAGGTAAGCGCCCTGGACTCGGAGGTAAGCGCCCTGGACTCGGAGGGAAGAGCCCTGGATTCGGAGGGGAGCACAGGGAACAGCCCTGGACTCGCAGGGAACAGCTCTGGACTCGCAGGGAAGAGTCCCGGATTCGAAGGATAGAGCCCCGGACTCGGAGGGAAGAGCCCCGGACTCGGAGGGGAGAGCCCCGTACTCGGAGGGGAGAGCCCTGGACTCGCAGGGGAGAGCCCTGGACTCGGAGGGGAGAGCCCCGGACTCGGAGGGAAGAGCTCTGGACTCGCAGGGGAGAGCCCTGGACTCGCAGGGAAGAGCCCTGGACTCGGAGGGGAGAGCCCCGGACTCGGAGGGAAGAGCTCTGGACTCGCATGGAAGAGCTCTGGACTCGCAGGGGAGAGCCCCGGACTCGGAGGGGAGAGCCCTGGACTCGCAGGGAAGAGCCCCGGACTCGGAGGGGAGAGCATCGGACTCGGAGGGAAGAGCCCTGGACTCGCAGGGAAGAGCTCTGGACTCGCAGGGGAGAGCCCCGGACTCGGAGGGGAGAGCATCGGACTCGGAGGGAAGAGCTCTGGACTCACAGGGAAGAGCTCTGGAATCGCAGGGGAGAGCCCTGGACTCGGAGGGGAAAGCCCCGGACTCGGAGGGGAGAGCACCGGACTCGGAGGGAAGAGCTCTGGACTCACAGGGAAGAGCTCTGGAATCGCAGGGAAGGTCCCCGGACTCGCATGGGAGAGACCCGGACTCGGAGGGGAGAGCACCGGATTCGGAGGGGAGAGCACCGGACTCGGAGGGGAGAGCACCGGACTCGGAGGGGAGAGCCCCGGACTCGGACTGGAGAGCCACGAACTCGGACTGGAGAGCCACGAACTCGGACTGGAGAGCCACGAACTCGGAAGGGAGAGCTCTGGACTCGCAGGGGAGAGCCCTGAACTCGCAGGGGAGAGCCCCGGACTCGCAGGGAAGAGCCCCGGACTCGCAGGGAAGAGCCCTGGACTCGCAGGGAAGAGCCCCGGACCCAGAGGGAAGAGCCCTGGACTCACAAGGAAGAGCCCTGGACTCGCAGGGGAGAGCCCTGAACTCGGAGGGAAGAGCCCTGGACTCGCAGGGAAGAGCCCCGGACTCGGTGGTTTCTTGCACCAGTGCCTGAAGGTTCTAGGTACGCCTCTGCCCTAAACCGTAATCCGGCGCCGCCTAAGTGGCTCGTCTCCCGATACCGTACTGAATCAGCAATACTATACTCTGGGTTCAGGTTAAAATTTTGCTTTATGAACACAAAAGCGCCCTTCCGTGCCAAGGTGCCCTCTAAGTCCCGGCCCGGTAATAGTCGTCTTGCCATGTGGCATACTTAAGATGCTTAAAGCCGaatgcaaattattatttttttttcttcaaatgctGCCGCGCTTTGTGtgccgcagtttttttttttatgtgaacagAGAAGCATTGATCTTTAGGGAGTCGGGTTTCTCTCTCAGTCCTGTAATTAAGGAGACTCACCCACTTTCTACGGCGGAGCTCGGCTCAGCTAGAAGGGAGGAGGTTAACAATTTTGAGGTCTGACGCCTGAGTCATGTTTCCCAAAGAATTCCAGGCAGCTCTAGAAACTGCGAGGCTGGAATTgtcccttatccccccccccccccatccccccaccgtctcCCCACCACCCCCTTCACTTTATTCTTATGTCTCCCCTTTCTTCTTTATCTCTCCCATTCTCTCTCGTTATTTCACCCCATTGCCCATAGAAGACGGTCTTAcagacaagggcccagattcaagtagatttgcgctttatttgcgcaggcacagggcaacgattttgccctgcgcccacgcaaatattttgcgctgccctcgattcacggagcagtagatccgtaaattgcgagggcgcgccagcaaaattgcccggcgtaagcgcgcgcagtgtaaatgatcccgccgggggcgggaatcatttaaattaggcgcgctcccgcgccgagcgtagagcccatgctccgtcgggaaactttcccgacgtgcattgcggcaaatgacgtcatttgcttcaaagtgaacggcgtccagcgccattcacgaatcacttacgcaaacgacgtgaaattcaaatttcacgtcgcgggaacggcggctatactttagcattggctgcccctactattagaaggggcagccttacgctaaagatgccgtacggaaactccgtaccttgcgtacgcagggcccgcgcaactttgtgaatcggcgtaagtatgcaatttgcatactatacgctgatcacaatgggagcgccccctagcggccaacgcaagaatgcagcctaaaatctgcgtggcataagagccttatgccacgcagattttaggctgcagtcggcgtagcgatgttcctgaatcaagagcattcgctacgccggagcaagtaagcaattgcgccgtgtaacctatggttacacgggcgcaattgcttcttgaatctggcccaaggctgGGAATTCATTACCTACctggatatacactatattgtcaaaagtattgggacgcctgacctttacacacacacatggggccagatccataaagaagttacgctggtgtatctattgatacgccgcgtaacttctagtttgctccgtcgtatctttgttttgtatccacaaaacaagatacgcctgaagctgggctagatccgactgacgtacgtcttagtacgctgtcggatctaaggtgcatatttacgctggccgctaggtggcgtttccgtcgatttccgcgtcgagtatgcaaatttcctagatacgtcgattcacgaacgtacgtccggcgcatttttttacgtcgtttccgtacggctttttccggcgtatagttacccctgctattatgaggcgtactcaatgttaagtatggccgtcgttcccgcgtcggattttgaaaattttacgtcgtttgcgtaagtcgttcacgaatagggctttgcgtagaatgacgttcacgtcgtaagcattggcttgttgcgggttaatttcgagcatgcccgCTGGGATAACCCCCacggacgtcgcatgcgccgttcagaaaaaacgtcatttacgtcgggtcaagtaaaattaacataaaacacgcccacatctttaacatttgaattccgcgcccttacgccggcagaattacgctacgccgccgtaactttagaggcaaggggttagattcacatagattagcggatctttcgatccgcgtaatctatgtgatttacgatccgccggtgcaatttatcgaggccagtgcagtattcacaaagcacttacctcgaaaattgca
It encodes:
- the LOC120930261 gene encoding filaggrin-like, which produces MVFLYVRALDSEGRVLDSEVSALDSEVSTLDSEVSALDSEVSALDSEVSALDSEGRVPDSKDRAPDSEGRAPDSEGRAPYSEGRALDSQGRALDSEGRAPDSEGRALDSQGRALDSQGRALDSEGRAPDSEGRALDSHGRALDSQGRAPDSEGRALDSQGRAPDSEGRASDSEGRALDSQGRALDSQGRAPDSEGRASDSEGRALDSQGRALESQGRALDSEGKAPDSEGRAPDSEGRALDSQGRALESQGRSPDSHGRDPDSEGRAPDSEGRAPDSEGRAPDSEGRAPDSDWRATNSDWRATNSDWRATNSEGRALDSQGRALNSQGRAPDSQGRAPDSQGRALDSQGRAPDPEGRALDSQGRALDSQGRALNSEGRALDSQGRAPDSVVSCTSA